From one Rhizobium leguminosarum genomic stretch:
- a CDS encoding YcaO-like family protein, with protein sequence MDIGMLDNIADILPDTEPPSPPDPRQTVQRILAQRQDYGITRLGSITELDWIGVPVVQVVRPRSRSVTVSQGKGLTFPLAAISGLMESLEGWASERIAAERISTASLRDMNARGDWSHLGTGRDEAMLSWIAGLDLFSGRKMAVPLALVDTAYIVPSPHPHWIARDTTGLAAGTRLQSAVLHACLEILERQARCTAMKTPHFFDRCQIDCRSVQSGSAGDIMRQLSKAGFVVGIWQIPAPHALPIYWCHVMEDAGRAPFAPLPAEGFGCDVNHDRALTSALLEACQSRLGVISAARDDIRTELYNYADAKELAAWRLQLAKGSRSFPKDGSAAEERSIRPIIEALKLAGAHAAALVVLHSDERIPLHVVRVVAPPLETNPEADLAG encoded by the coding sequence ATGGACATAGGGATGCTCGATAACATCGCCGATATCCTCCCTGATACCGAGCCCCCCTCACCGCCCGATCCCCGGCAGACGGTGCAGCGCATCCTTGCGCAGAGGCAGGACTATGGCATCACCAGGCTCGGCTCGATCACCGAACTCGACTGGATCGGCGTTCCGGTTGTCCAGGTCGTGCGGCCGCGGTCACGCTCCGTCACGGTCAGCCAGGGCAAAGGGCTGACCTTTCCCCTGGCGGCGATATCGGGCCTGATGGAATCCCTGGAGGGCTGGGCCTCGGAGCGGATTGCGGCGGAGCGCATTTCCACCGCAAGCCTGCGCGACATGAACGCCCGGGGAGACTGGTCACACCTCGGCACCGGCCGGGACGAGGCGATGCTCTCCTGGATTGCCGGGCTGGATCTCTTTTCCGGACGGAAAATGGCAGTTCCGCTTGCCCTCGTCGATACCGCCTACATCGTCCCGTCGCCGCATCCCCATTGGATCGCCCGAGACACCACGGGCCTGGCGGCAGGCACGAGGCTGCAAAGCGCTGTCTTGCATGCCTGCCTGGAGATCCTGGAGCGGCAGGCACGATGCACGGCGATGAAGACCCCGCATTTCTTCGACCGCTGCCAGATCGACTGCCGGTCAGTTCAATCCGGAAGCGCGGGAGACATCATGCGGCAGCTGTCCAAGGCAGGTTTTGTCGTCGGGATCTGGCAGATTCCGGCGCCGCACGCCCTGCCGATCTACTGGTGCCACGTCATGGAAGATGCCGGCAGAGCCCCCTTTGCGCCGCTGCCGGCCGAAGGTTTCGGCTGCGATGTCAACCATGATCGCGCGCTGACCAGCGCATTGCTGGAAGCCTGCCAGTCCCGCCTCGGCGTCATTTCGGCGGCGCGCGACGATATCAGGACGGAGCTTTACAACTATGCCGACGCCAAGGAATTGGCTGCTTGGCGCCTACAACTGGCAAAGGGGAGCCGTTCCTTTCCCAAGGACGGTTCTGCGGCCGAAGAGCGATCCATCCGGCCGATCATCGAGGCCTTGAAGCTTGCCGGCGCGCACGCGGCCGCTCTTGTGGTTCTTCATTCGGATGAGCGCATCCCGCTCCACGTCGTCCGCGTCGTTGCTCCGCCGCTGGAAACAAATCCGGAGGCCGATCTTGCGGGATGA
- a CDS encoding ABC transporter ATP-binding protein — MALALVNSFAPPVRHDHDGRSDTPIIDARNVAVNFKVEDGMVEAVKDVSFQLYRGETIAIVGESGSGKSVTARTVMGLLSKRAVVSEKSTVAYDGSNILKFSERARRKLRGDRISMIFQEPMSSLNPIYTIGSQIVEAIRVHRRISKRDAQKRALELLEHVQIPDPAARLMQYPHQLSGGQRQRVMIAMALANDPDVLIADEPTTALDVTVQAQILNLIRNLQKEMGMAVILITHDLTVVRQFSDYVYVMQHGEVREHNTTEALFANPQHAYTRHLLASEPRGQANPLPEGSDVILDAKGVRVSFMMRHGTFLKPAMRELVAVDSLSLTLRRHETLGLVGESGSGKTTFGQAILRLNTPESGEIHFGHQPIHGLSRAEMRPLRARMQVVFQDPFSSLNPRMTIGQIIEEGLVVNRLGATRAERQDRVREALISAGMPGNILSRFPHEFSGGQRQRIAIARAIALEPEFILLDEPTSALDLSVQAQIIELLRKLQDERGLSYLFISHDLKVVRALCHRVIVMQHGKIVEEGPVNEVLTHPKTAYTERLVKAAFEVA, encoded by the coding sequence ATGGCTCTTGCACTGGTCAATTCCTTCGCCCCGCCCGTCCGCCACGACCATGACGGCCGCTCGGACACGCCGATCATCGACGCCCGCAATGTGGCGGTGAATTTCAAGGTCGAGGACGGCATGGTCGAAGCCGTCAAGGACGTCTCCTTCCAGCTCTATCGCGGCGAGACCATCGCCATCGTCGGCGAATCCGGCTCCGGCAAATCGGTGACGGCGCGAACGGTGATGGGGCTGTTGTCGAAGCGCGCCGTCGTTTCGGAGAAATCGACGGTCGCCTATGACGGCAGTAATATCCTGAAATTTTCCGAGCGGGCCCGCCGCAAGCTGCGCGGCGACCGCATCTCGATGATCTTCCAGGAGCCGATGAGCTCGCTGAACCCGATCTACACGATCGGCAGCCAGATCGTCGAGGCGATCCGCGTCCATCGCCGCATCAGCAAGAGGGATGCGCAGAAGCGCGCGCTGGAACTGCTCGAACATGTGCAGATCCCCGATCCTGCGGCGCGGCTGATGCAATATCCGCATCAGCTTTCCGGCGGCCAGCGCCAACGCGTAATGATTGCCATGGCGCTTGCCAACGATCCGGATGTGCTGATCGCCGACGAGCCGACGACGGCGCTCGACGTCACCGTGCAGGCGCAGATTCTCAACCTGATCCGCAACCTGCAGAAGGAAATGGGGATGGCCGTCATCCTCATCACCCACGATCTGACGGTGGTGCGGCAGTTTTCGGATTACGTCTATGTGATGCAGCATGGCGAAGTGCGTGAGCACAACACCACCGAAGCGCTGTTTGCCAATCCGCAGCACGCCTATACCAGGCATCTGCTCGCCTCCGAGCCGCGCGGTCAGGCCAATCCGCTGCCGGAGGGATCGGATGTCATCCTCGATGCCAAGGGCGTGCGCGTCTCCTTCATGATGCGCCACGGCACCTTCCTCAAGCCGGCGATGCGCGAGCTTGTCGCCGTCGACAGCCTGAGCCTGACGCTGCGCCGTCACGAGACGCTCGGTCTCGTCGGCGAATCCGGTTCCGGCAAGACGACGTTCGGCCAAGCGATCCTGCGGCTGAATACGCCCGAGAGCGGCGAGATCCACTTCGGCCATCAGCCGATCCATGGACTTTCCAGGGCCGAGATGCGGCCATTGCGGGCCCGCATGCAGGTGGTGTTCCAGGACCCGTTCTCATCGCTCAACCCGCGCATGACGATCGGCCAGATCATCGAGGAAGGCCTCGTCGTCAACCGGCTGGGCGCCACCAGGGCCGAACGGCAGGACCGGGTGCGCGAGGCGCTGATCTCAGCCGGCATGCCCGGCAATATCCTGTCGCGTTTCCCGCACGAATTTTCCGGTGGCCAGCGCCAGCGCATCGCCATTGCCCGCGCCATCGCACTGGAGCCGGAATTCATCCTGCTCGACGAGCCGACATCCGCACTCGACCTTTCCGTCCAGGCGCAGATCATCGAACTGCTGCGCAAGCTGCAGGACGAGCGCGGCCTCAGTTACCTCTTCATCTCCCACGACCTAAAGGTCGTGCGGGCGCTCTGCCATCGCGTCATCGTCATGCAGCATGGCAAGATCGTCGAAGAGGGGCCTGTCAACGAGGTTCTCACCCATCCCAAGACCGCCTACACCGAACGGCTCGTCAAAGCCGCTTTCGAGGTAGCATGA
- a CDS encoding carboxy terminal-processing peptidase: MRIPFVFLGAFLAIVPSAYAEVASPPVLAPLTRQAEAAQLSAQFLSRYSYKPVPLDDALSARVMDAFIKSLDPDRMLFQQADVDKFMSDRSEIDDAIEKKDLKIPFAIFNAYEQRVVDRMTYARGLLKQGFDFSVKEDYSVLREKAPWPQSQAESDELWRKRVKSDWLRLKLGGKTDAAIRETLDKRYENTLERAYKFKSDDVFQSFMDAYSNAIDPHTDYFGAAASADFDVSMKLSLFGIGAVLQERDDYTTIRELVPGGPAQLSGKLAVGDRITGVGQGKDGPIKEVVGTRLDEVVQMIRGKKASVVRLDILPADAGADATHRIVNLVRDKISLDKQAARKTVLSVKAGDTTRKIGIITLPVFYEDFEAKGKGDKDYKSATRDVAKLLGELKEEKVDSVLIDLRNNGGGSLDEAIDLTGLFIGDGPVVQQRRGDGKIEVKSSDLASPVWSGPMGVLINRGSASASEIFAAAIQDYSRGVIVGEPSFGKGTVQTVVDLDQIVHNSKPEYGELKVTIAQFFRVNGGTTQLRGVTPDISLPGLSDPTSFGETSYDNALPWAEIKPAKYTPEGNVSTLLPALQSRHDARAKSDPDFQRLIKDIADLKAQREKGIVSLNEAERRKEAAAREARFKARAQESGGDDPSGDDGLESGERSLSADIALENARKNAKDVLLDEATAILADEVDLQDGVLNAATKPAGKTDGK, translated from the coding sequence ATGCGCATACCTTTCGTTTTTCTTGGTGCATTTCTTGCAATCGTACCGTCCGCCTACGCTGAAGTCGCATCGCCGCCGGTTTTGGCGCCGCTGACGCGACAGGCAGAAGCCGCTCAGTTGAGCGCGCAATTTCTCTCGCGCTATAGCTATAAGCCCGTTCCGCTCGACGATGCCTTGTCGGCCAGGGTCATGGATGCGTTCATCAAGTCGCTTGATCCGGACCGCATGCTCTTCCAACAAGCCGATGTCGACAAGTTCATGTCCGACCGCAGCGAGATCGACGATGCGATCGAAAAGAAGGACTTGAAGATCCCGTTTGCGATCTTCAACGCCTATGAGCAGCGCGTTGTCGACCGCATGACCTATGCGCGCGGACTGCTCAAGCAAGGTTTCGATTTCAGTGTGAAGGAAGATTATTCGGTGTTGCGCGAAAAGGCCCCCTGGCCGCAGTCGCAAGCCGAGAGCGATGAACTTTGGCGCAAGCGGGTCAAAAGCGACTGGTTGCGGCTGAAGCTCGGCGGCAAGACCGACGCAGCTATCCGCGAAACGCTCGACAAACGTTACGAAAACACGCTTGAGCGCGCCTACAAGTTCAAAAGCGACGACGTCTTCCAGTCGTTCATGGACGCCTACTCCAACGCGATCGATCCGCATACGGATTATTTCGGGGCGGCCGCTTCGGCCGACTTTGATGTTTCGATGAAGCTTTCGCTGTTTGGTATCGGTGCGGTGCTGCAGGAGCGCGACGATTATACGACGATCCGTGAGCTCGTGCCCGGCGGGCCGGCGCAGCTTTCCGGCAAGCTCGCCGTTGGCGACCGCATCACCGGCGTCGGCCAGGGCAAGGATGGGCCGATCAAGGAAGTGGTGGGCACGCGTCTTGATGAAGTCGTGCAGATGATCCGCGGGAAAAAAGCCTCCGTGGTGCGGCTGGATATCCTGCCGGCAGATGCCGGCGCCGATGCCACCCATCGCATCGTCAACCTGGTGCGCGATAAAATCAGTCTCGACAAGCAGGCCGCCAGGAAGACCGTGCTCTCGGTAAAGGCGGGTGACACCACACGCAAAATCGGCATCATTACCCTGCCGGTCTTCTATGAGGATTTTGAAGCCAAGGGAAAAGGCGATAAGGATTACAAAAGCGCCACCCGCGATGTCGCCAAGCTTCTCGGCGAACTGAAAGAGGAGAAGGTCGACAGCGTTCTGATCGACCTGCGCAACAATGGCGGCGGTTCACTGGACGAGGCGATCGATCTCACAGGTCTCTTCATCGGTGATGGACCGGTCGTTCAGCAGCGCCGTGGCGACGGCAAGATCGAAGTCAAGAGTTCGGATTTGGCGTCGCCTGTCTGGTCAGGCCCGATGGGTGTGCTGATCAATCGCGGCTCGGCGTCGGCTTCCGAGATCTTTGCAGCGGCAATCCAGGATTACAGCCGAGGAGTGATCGTCGGCGAACCCAGTTTCGGCAAGGGCACGGTTCAGACCGTGGTCGATCTCGATCAGATCGTGCACAACAGCAAACCCGAATACGGCGAGCTGAAGGTGACGATCGCGCAGTTTTTCCGGGTCAATGGCGGCACGACGCAGCTTCGCGGTGTCACACCCGATATCAGTCTGCCGGGACTGTCCGATCCGACGAGCTTCGGTGAGACCAGCTATGACAATGCCCTGCCGTGGGCTGAGATCAAGCCCGCGAAATACACGCCCGAAGGCAATGTCTCGACATTGCTGCCGGCATTGCAAAGCCGCCACGATGCACGGGCTAAAAGCGATCCGGACTTCCAACGCCTGATAAAAGACATTGCCGACCTGAAGGCGCAGCGCGAGAAAGGCATCGTTTCCCTGAACGAAGCCGAACGTCGCAAGGAAGCCGCGGCCAGAGAGGCGCGGTTCAAGGCTCGAGCGCAGGAAAGCGGTGGCGACGATCCCAGTGGAGATGATGGCCTGGAATCTGGCGAGCGCAGCCTGAGCGCCGATATTGCCCTCGAAAATGCCCGCAAGAACGCAAAAGACGTCCTGCTCGACGAGGCGACCGCCATTCTTGCAGACGAGGTGGATTTGCAGGACGGCGTCCTGAATGCTGCCACGAAACCAGCGGGAAAGACGGACGGGAAATAG
- a CDS encoding TfuA-like protein: MSASRSTSSASLLRRWKQIRRPILRDDIVVFLGPTLSEPQARTYLDAVYLPPVGCADVVRAVTKYAPAAIVLIDGVFGQLPAVRHQEILWAMARGVRIYGAASIGALRAAELAPQGMIGHGLIYRWYRRHPLADDADVTVPMAPVALGSRALGDALIDIRLTLKSAERIGIIERRLRCELESLARALHFSERSLPKLLAAAVSNCGAAGEIEALKAWLPTGAESRKRRDAVNLLTYLADQKINRPNEALPFAFELTESFANDMEYYNMLGSLLPKGT; the protein is encoded by the coding sequence ATGAGCGCATCCCGCTCCACGTCGTCCGCGTCGTTGCTCCGCCGCTGGAAACAAATCCGGAGGCCGATCTTGCGGGATGATATCGTGGTTTTTCTCGGCCCCACCCTGTCTGAGCCGCAAGCCCGGACCTATCTGGATGCGGTCTATCTTCCCCCCGTCGGATGCGCGGATGTCGTGCGGGCAGTCACCAAATATGCGCCCGCGGCGATCGTGCTGATCGACGGCGTCTTCGGGCAGCTTCCGGCTGTCCGCCACCAGGAAATCCTGTGGGCGATGGCGCGCGGCGTGCGCATCTATGGCGCTGCCAGCATCGGCGCGCTGCGGGCAGCCGAACTCGCGCCTCAGGGCATGATCGGCCACGGGCTGATCTACCGATGGTACCGAAGGCACCCGCTCGCCGACGATGCCGACGTCACGGTGCCGATGGCCCCCGTTGCACTCGGATCACGCGCCCTGGGCGACGCTCTCATCGATATCAGGCTGACGCTCAAAAGCGCCGAGCGCATCGGCATCATCGAACGACGGCTGCGATGCGAGCTCGAATCTTTGGCGCGTGCGCTTCACTTCAGCGAAAGATCGCTCCCGAAGCTCTTGGCGGCGGCCGTAAGCAATTGCGGCGCCGCGGGCGAAATCGAAGCACTAAAGGCCTGGCTGCCAACCGGAGCGGAAAGCCGCAAGCGCCGCGATGCGGTAAATCTTCTAACATATCTCGCCGATCAAAAGATCAACCGGCCGAATGAAGCCCTTCCTTTTGCATTTGAACTTACGGAATCATTTGCCAATGACATGGAGTACTACAACATGCTCGGTAGTCTATTGCCGAAAGGCACGTAG
- a CDS encoding alpha-glucosidase/alpha-galactosidase: protein MAANPKITFIGAGSTVFMKNIVGDVLQRPALSGATIALMDLNPQRLEESAVVVNKLISTLGVKAKAETYSDQRKALAGADFVVVAFQIGGYEPCTVTDFEVPKKYGLRQTIADTLGVGGIMRGLRTVPHLWKICEDMLAICPEAIMLQYVNPMAINTWAISEKYPTIRQVGLCHSVQGTAMELAHDLDIPYEEIRYRAAGINHMAFYLKFEHRQADGSYRNLYPDLLRAYREGRAPKPGWNPRCPNKVRYEMLTRLGYFVTESSEHFAEYTPYFIKEGRDDLIEKFGIPLDEYPKRCIEQIERWKGQAEAYRSADKIEVEPSKEYASSIINSVWTGEPSVIYGNVRNNGCITSLPNNCAAEVPCLVDASGIQPTFIGDLPPQLTALIRTNINVQELTVQALMTENREHIYHAAMMDPHTAAELDLDQIWSLVDDLLATHGDWLPEWARTSKKVQAA, encoded by the coding sequence ATGGCAGCAAATCCCAAAATCACATTCATCGGAGCAGGCTCCACCGTCTTCATGAAGAACATCGTCGGCGACGTGTTGCAGCGCCCGGCGCTTTCGGGCGCGACGATCGCCTTGATGGATCTCAATCCGCAGCGGTTGGAAGAAAGCGCCGTCGTCGTCAACAAGCTGATCTCGACGCTTGGCGTCAAGGCGAAGGCTGAGACCTATTCCGACCAGCGCAAGGCGCTTGCCGGCGCCGATTTCGTCGTCGTTGCCTTCCAGATCGGCGGCTATGAACCTTGCACGGTCACCGATTTCGAGGTGCCGAAGAAATACGGACTTCGCCAGACGATTGCCGATACGCTCGGCGTCGGCGGCATCATGCGCGGACTGCGCACCGTGCCGCATCTCTGGAAGATTTGCGAGGACATGCTCGCCATCTGCCCCGAGGCGATCATGCTGCAATATGTCAACCCGATGGCGATCAACACCTGGGCGATATCAGAGAAATACCCGACCATTCGCCAGGTCGGTCTCTGCCATTCTGTGCAGGGCACGGCGATGGAACTGGCCCATGACCTCGACATTCCCTACGAGGAAATCCGCTACCGCGCGGCCGGCATCAACCACATGGCCTTCTATCTGAAGTTCGAGCATCGCCAGGCCGATGGTTCCTACCGCAACCTCTATCCTGATCTGCTGCGCGCCTATCGCGAGGGCAGGGCGCCGAAGCCCGGCTGGAACCCGCGCTGCCCGAACAAGGTGCGCTACGAGATGCTGACGCGGCTTGGCTATTTCGTCACCGAAAGCTCGGAGCATTTCGCCGAATACACGCCCTATTTCATCAAGGAGGGCCGCGATGACCTGATCGAGAAATTCGGCATTCCGCTCGATGAATATCCAAAACGCTGCATCGAACAGATCGAGCGCTGGAAAGGCCAGGCAGAAGCCTATCGCAGCGCCGACAAGATCGAGGTGGAGCCGTCGAAGGAATACGCCTCCTCGATCATCAACTCGGTCTGGACCGGCGAGCCCTCGGTGATCTACGGCAATGTCCGCAACAACGGCTGCATCACCTCGCTGCCGAATAACTGCGCCGCCGAAGTGCCCTGCCTTGTCGACGCCTCCGGCATCCAGCCGACCTTCATCGGCGACCTGCCGCCGCAGCTGACCGCGCTGATCCGCACCAATATCAACGTCCAGGAACTGACGGTGCAGGCGCTGATGACCGAAAATCGCGAGCATATCTACCACGCCGCGATGATGGACCCGCACACGGCCGCCGAACTCGACCTCGACCAGATCTGGTCGCTGGTCGACGACCTGCTCGCCACCCACGGCGACTGGCTGCCCGAATGGGCGCGCACATCTAAAAAAGTACAGGCCGCCTGA